The Bradyrhizobium sp. WSM471 genome includes the window CGGCGCCAAGGTCCTGGTGCTCGAGCAGGCATTTGAGGAGGTTCTTGCCGAGCTGGACGGCACCGCAATTGTCGGGCTCGATTTCGAGCCGCCCCGCGGCATGACGCTCGAAAGTCTGCTGGCCCGTAGCGAGGGCACCGGCCGCAACCCGCACACTGACCTCTCCTGTCCGCTTCTCATTGTCTACACCTCGGGAACGACCGGACGGCCCAAAGGCGCAGTGCTGCGCCAGGAGGCGCTGTTCTGGAACGGCGTCATGAGCCAGCATATGCACAACATGACGTCCGATGACCACGTGCTGACGCTGCTGCCGTTCTTCCACGTCGGTGGCCTCAACATCCAGACCACGGCGGCGCTGCAGCTCGGCGCGATGGTCACGGTTCACGCACGCTTCACGCCGGACACAGCGCTTGCAGCCATCGAACGGGAACGGCCGACGTTGACCGTGATGGTGCCGGCAATCATCCAGGCCGTAAGCGAGCATCCTGCCTGGACCACGACCGACCTTTCGTCGCTCAAAGCCGTCGCGACCGGCTCGACCATCGTGCCGCCGTATCTGATCGACCGCTTCGTCGCGCGCGGCGTCCCGGTCCTTCAGGTCTACGGCTCGACGGAAACTTGCCCGATAGCGGTCTACACCCGGCTTGGTGGCGATCTCTCGCGCGCGGGATCGACCGGACTTGCCGGCCTGTGTTGCGAAGCGAAAGTGATTGATCAGGCCGGCAGCGAGGTGCCGGCGGGCGCGCCGGGGGAGATCGCGGTGCGCGGACCCAACGTGTTCTTCGAATATTGGGGCAATGCGGACGCCACGCGCGATGCTCTGCACGACGGCTGGTATCGTACTGGCGATATCGGCCTGTGCGACGCGGACGGCTATTTCTGGGTGCGCGACCGCAAGAAGAACATGATCATTTCCGGCGGCGAGAACATCTATCCGGCGGAGGTCGAACGCGTCCTGCTCGAACATCCCGATGTCAGCGAATGCGCCGTGATCGGCCGGCCCGATCCACGCTGGGACGAGGTGCCCATCGCCTACGTGATCCCGCGATCCGGCTGTCGGCTGGAAGCAGACGCGTTGAAAGCGCATCTTCAGGCCCAACTCGCGCGCTACAAGATTCCGCGCGAGATCGTTTTCGTCGCCGACCTGCCGCGCACTGCGCTGGGCAAGGTTCAGCATTTCCTGCTGAAGCAGCTTGATGCGCAATCGCGCACGCAAGGAGAAGCATCTTGAAGATTGCGGTTCTGGGGGGAGGAAACGGCTCTTTCGCGGCCGCGGGCGATTTTGCGCTGTCGGGACATGAGGTCCGACTCTGGCGCCGCGACGCCGATCAGGTCGCAGCACATCGCGCCGCAGGCTCGCGCATCCTGGTGAAGGATCATAACGGCAGTCACGACGTCAAGCTCGCGCTGGTCACGACCGACATCGCCGAAGCCGTCAGCGGCGCAGAGCTGATCCTGTGCCCCGCACCCGCCTTCGCGCAGCCTGATATTGCGCGCCTGCTTGCTCCACATCTGCGGGATGGGCAGGTCGTGTTTCTGCCACCGGCCACGTTCGGCTCGATGATCTTCGCCCAGGCTGCGCGGGATTGTGGCAACCACGCCAAGGCGAGCTTTGCCGAGACCGGAACGTTGCCATGGCTGACCCGCAAGCACGGGCCATTCGAGGTCGCGATCACCATCCGCGCCAAGCGACTGCCCGTCGGCGTTTTCCCACTCGATCAGGCGCCGCGTGCACTTGCGGTGATTGGACAGGCGTTCCCCGGCGCAATCGAGCCGTGCGGAGATGCTCTCTCCGGTGCGCTGATGAACGCCGGCCCGATCATCCATCCGCCCCTGATCGTGATGAATGCAGGCCCGATCGAGCATTTCGAGAGATGGGACATCCACAAGGAGGGAACGCAAGCCGCGATTCGCCGGGTCACCGACGCGCTTGACGCCGAACGGATCGCCGTGCGTGAGGCGCTCGGATATGGCGCACCGCACTTTCCGCTCGCCCATCACTATGCCAAAGAAGGCGAGATCTGGATGTATGGCCGCGGCTCGCATGACCGGTTGACCGATTCCGGCGACTGGCGCGAGCGGATCGTGCTGACCGAGCACCGTTATATGAGAGAAGATTTGCGGCTTGGGCTATCGCTGCTGGTCTCCGTCGCCGGCCTGGCGGGCGTGGCTACGCCGCTGGCCAAGGCGTTCCTGGCCATTGGCGGCGCAGTTTGCGGTGAGGACTTTGCGCAAGGCGGCCGAACCCTCGAGACGCTGGGGCTCGGCAATCTCGATAAGGCCGCTTTGCGGACGCTTCTTCGCAGGGGATTTGACCGATGACCAGCCGAGCCATCATCGCCTGTCTCGGGGCCGGCCGCATGGGCCGCGGCATCGCCGTCGCGTTTGCCTACGCGGGGCATACGGTCACGATGATCGACGTCAAGGACCGCTCGGCGGAAGATTTCGCGAGGCTGGAGGCAGATGCGCTCGGCGAAGTCGGGACGACCTTTGCCAGCCTGTCGAAGCTGGGGCTACTGACCGAGGCGGATGTCGATCCGCTGATCGCGCGGGTCTCGGTGGTGCCGGCCGGCCTGAGCGATGTGGCACTATCCGATGCGGGAATAGTCTTCGAGGGAGTCCCCGAAGTCGTCGAGCTCAAGCGGGATGTGCTGGGGGCGGCCTCACAGCAAGTCGGCCCCGATACGATCATCGCATCGACGACGTCGACCATTCTCGTCGACGATCTCTCGGGCGCGATCGTGAATCCTCGCCGCTTCCTCAATGTGCACTGGCTCAATCCCGCCTATCTGATCCCGCTGGTCGAGGTTTCGCCCGGCAAGGCTACCGATCCCGCTGTCATCGACGAGGTCAAGGGGCTGCTCGAAGGCATCGGCAAGGTGCCGGTGGTCTGCGCGGCGACACCCGGCTTCATCGTGCCGCGCATCCAGGCGCTGGCGATGAACGAGGCCGCGCGCATGGTCGAAGAAGGCGTCGCCAGCGCAGAAGACATCGACAAGGCGATCCGCTACGGTTTCGGCTTCCGCTACGCCGTGCTTG containing:
- a CDS encoding class I adenylate-forming enzyme family protein; translation: MDLCSLIDRNAAFAPDKTAIAFEGGRLSYAAFAARIERTAAILKQELGVGRGDRVAILSLNRPDYLVLLYACARLGAMLVPLNWRLAVAEQLFILTDAGAKVLVLEQAFEEVLAELDGTAIVGLDFEPPRGMTLESLLARSEGTGRNPHTDLSCPLLIVYTSGTTGRPKGAVLRQEALFWNGVMSQHMHNMTSDDHVLTLLPFFHVGGLNIQTTAALQLGAMVTVHARFTPDTALAAIERERPTLTVMVPAIIQAVSEHPAWTTTDLSSLKAVATGSTIVPPYLIDRFVARGVPVLQVYGSTETCPIAVYTRLGGDLSRAGSTGLAGLCCEAKVIDQAGSEVPAGAPGEIAVRGPNVFFEYWGNADATRDALHDGWYRTGDIGLCDADGYFWVRDRKKNMIISGGENIYPAEVERVLLEHPDVSECAVIGRPDPRWDEVPIAYVIPRSGCRLEADALKAHLQAQLARYKIPREIVFVADLPRTALGKVQHFLLKQLDAQSRTQGEAS
- a CDS encoding NAD/NADP-dependent octopine/nopaline dehydrogenase family protein, whose amino-acid sequence is MKIAVLGGGNGSFAAAGDFALSGHEVRLWRRDADQVAAHRAAGSRILVKDHNGSHDVKLALVTTDIAEAVSGAELILCPAPAFAQPDIARLLAPHLRDGQVVFLPPATFGSMIFAQAARDCGNHAKASFAETGTLPWLTRKHGPFEVAITIRAKRLPVGVFPLDQAPRALAVIGQAFPGAIEPCGDALSGALMNAGPIIHPPLIVMNAGPIEHFERWDIHKEGTQAAIRRVTDALDAERIAVREALGYGAPHFPLAHHYAKEGEIWMYGRGSHDRLTDSGDWRERIVLTEHRYMREDLRLGLSLLVSVAGLAGVATPLAKAFLAIGGAVCGEDFAQGGRTLETLGLGNLDKAALRTLLRRGFDR
- a CDS encoding 3-hydroxybutyryl-CoA dehydrogenase; this encodes MTSRAIIACLGAGRMGRGIAVAFAYAGHTVTMIDVKDRSAEDFARLEADALGEVGTTFASLSKLGLLTEADVDPLIARVSVVPAGLSDVALSDAGIVFEGVPEVVELKRDVLGAASQQVGPDTIIASTTSTILVDDLSGAIVNPRRFLNVHWLNPAYLIPLVEVSPGKATDPAVIDEVKGLLEGIGKVPVVCAATPGFIVPRIQALAMNEAARMVEEGVASAEDIDKAIRYGFGFRYAVLGLLEFIDWGGGDILYYASRYLEGALGSDRYRAPDVISRNMHEGRIGLRTGAGFLDYSGMDVDAYRAKRLQAMVDLLRHFDLARPPVLDRS